The Muntiacus reevesi chromosome 15, mMunRee1.1, whole genome shotgun sequence region TCAAGTCTGTAGCTTCTACCATCTCAAGAGGCCCCCAAGTCCTGGGCATCACCCATAATCTAGGCCACCAACACACCCACCTCTCCAACTTTAACACCCCTTCACCTGTCTTCTGCTGAATCCAGCACACCTCCGATCTCTTCTTCACAATTCCGCCTGGGACccttctaaaatgcaaatctgctATTGCCTGCTTAGAAAGCTTCAGTGGTCCTgtgcccccctccctccaccttgGCATCTCTCTACCTTCAGTTCTGGCCATTCCAGTGGCTTGGACAGAGATTCTGGCCACACCGTATTAGCACCTACAAAACCTGTGATCTGGCTCTCCTTCACCTCCACACCTTGCCTAAACCTCTTTGTTCTGCCTGAAACATCCTTGGCTCTCCCCCACTCCCTTCTCTCCAGGTTCAGGGACCAGCTCCTCTCACCCCTCTGAGAGCCCCACCACACTGCACTGTCACAGCCTCTTCCCTGTACCAACTTCTAGAGGGGTTTGAGGACTCAAGACTGTTCACGGCGGCATCCACACTGACTAGGATGAGACTCGAAACAGCAGGCCCTTAACAACGCTTGTTTCAGAatttacaaataaacaaatgaacgaTGGACTGAGCCAAAGGTGGAAGGGAAAGGTAGGAAGTTAAGAAAGGGTTGAATCATAGGGGCAACGTGGGCAGCAGGAGTGGGAGCTCCAGATGCGAGATGGGGATGAGGAGAGGGGGACCAGAATGAGGGGAAATGGATTTGTAGGAGCGGCCAGGCCTGGGAGCTCCTGAGTCTATCAATTCCGGGACGGGCCTTCCAGGACAGGCCTCCAGGCTCAAGCTCGCAGATCTGACCCCTCCCCCGCGTTCTTCCGGAGTCAATTCGCCACAAGCGAAAAAAGGCGGAGACCCTGTAATCCAAGCCCACAAACAGGAGAAACACCTGGGGCGGGAGGATTGGTCTCTCAGAAACGGAGCTGgccggcccatcccccaccaccCTCCGCCCTCACCCTCACGGGTCCCAGGCCGGCCCCTCGCGGGGCGGGGAGCGAAGCGGGGACAGGGGTCACCGAGGGTCTGTGTCCACGGCGGGAGGGGGCCGTGCAGGATTCCGGTCCGCGCCACCCGGGCCGCCGCGGACGGGCCTGGGCGCTGTCCATGGTACCGCAGCGCGTGTtcccgggccgggccgggcccagCCTCCCTCTCGCCCGGCTCCCTCACCGCTTGTAGTCGGAGGAGAAAATGCCGCCGCTCGCCGGGTCGTGGCCATACTcgggctccccggggccggcAGAGCCGCCTTTGTCTTCGTTGTAGGCTGGGGCGGCCGACATAGGGCAGCAGGGCAGAGGGCTTCGCTGGGGAGGACGCGGCGCCGCCGGGATGCGGCAGGGACCGAGGAGGAGCACGCAGGCAGTGCAGGCGAAGTCGGCGGCGCTGCCGGGGCTCCGCAGAGGCCGCAATCTGCGGCGGCGGAGGCAGCGGCGCGCGGATTTATCAATCAGGGCCGAGCGCGTGGTAGATCTTAAAGGCACAGGCTCCGGCGGAGCGGAGGGCGTGTCCGCGGAGGGAGCAGGAGGGGCGGTGCAGCAAAGCCTGGCCCCGCCCCGATGCCTCGGAAATCCCTCCACCCCCCAGTACGAAAGGTTCCAGCCTTTAAAGTTATCCTGCACCTCcaggtctgggggtggggaggtggggtgcgGGGTTGGGGTGGAGTTGCTGGCCTGAAGTTGGGACAGCCGTCTGGAGATGCAGAACGCCAACGCCATTACTCACCCCTGACCACCTCGTCTCGGTGGGACGGTCTCTTGGAGGTTCACTCATGCCAGATACTTCGCGGATTCTCACCCACGCTGTGGAAAGAAAGGCTGGGTCTTGGGAGAGGGGCGGGTAAAAGACAACTGTGCACGACAGCTTCCTAGAGATGATGGAATTTAAGGAACTTTGGTCCAAGAGCGCCGAGGATGAAGATGTACAGAGATGCGGACTGAATAGAGGGAATGGTGAACCTCGAATTTGGCTTCGGAAAATAGTTTAATGATCATTTCTGAAGCCCCTTGCCCACCAGGAGTGCCTGAGGTCACAGCTAGTCCACGGTCAAGTCCACATCCACGGAAACCTAggaaagaaggggaagggaggaggttgGGTTCGGGTATGGTGTGACTGCCAGGACTTTTGGATCCTATGAGGCCTCCAGCTCCTCCCCCTAGGTTCAAGGTACCTCCAGAGAAGGCAGCCTGGATCTAGAGAGAAAGTAGTGAttgggctgggggaagggggtgggttCCAGTAGAATTAGGGCATCAAGTTGagtgggtggggtgagggtggggggttgGTCTTTTgcctgggcttccgtggtggctcagacggtaaagaatctgcctgtaatgcagagacctggcttcgatcttgggtcaggaagatcccccggagaagggaatggcaacctactccggtattcttgcctggagactcccatggacagaggagcctggtgggctacagagtccgacaggactgagaaAGAGTCCGACAGAACTGACTGCATTTCACTGCATTTCACTTTTCGGGAGGTGAGGCCTGGATTCGGAATGTGGAAGGGGCCATAGGACTGAGTCTTGATCTGTAGGATACCGGTGTCTCCAGAACCAGAATTGGAGGGTCTCGGTGGAAATGGAGGACCAGAAGGGTAGGGCTTGGCTTCTTAGGTAGGTTCCATTGGAGAATGGGAATGGGGGTTGACCAGGACCACCGTAGCACCTGGCCGAAGGAGGCTGAAGTTAATAGATGTGCCTGTCATCTGTGAGATGGGATCTTTCTGGAGTGGGCCCAAAAGAGTTTCTGAGGAGTAGAACCTTGATGAATTAGCAGGCCTAGTTTGCTTGTGGGGGCTTTGGTTATGCCAGAGTAAAGTAGATCTCCATTTTGAGTAACGCAgcctgggtggggagagagggccTAAACTGTCCAGAAGCTCATAGTTTAGCTGCAGTTGTATGTGGGTAACTGAGCCGTGCTCACCGAAGTCATCGGACTCCGGACTACTTGTACGGGGTCCAGGTTGGGCTCTGGACCCAGCAGTTGCAGAGCAAAGTGCACgcagttgctgcatgtggggtgGTAGGGAGGCGGGTCGGCGTCCATGGCTTCGCGCACTCGGCGCTCCAGCGCTACGCGGTCAATGCCACTGCGTCTACGGAGCACCCGCCAAAGCAAGCGGGAGCGCTGCATCGGGCGCTGCCCTTGTTTGGATACAACACCTTCACAGGAGCCGAGAAACAGGTTCGGCATTTGGCCACGAGGGTTCTTGCCTGCAAGGATCACGGGTCAAGTGCAATCAGAGCTGGGTTCGGTCCTGTGACTCCAGCCCCAAGCTCCCGCCCACACCCCCATCTCCCAGGATTGCGCGGCCCAGAGCCCCATGCCCTGGATGCCCAAGGACTTCTTTCGGAGACCTGCGCCACGCGCTGGGGGGTGGCAGCCTTCGTCCCTGTGAGGCCCACCCACTGGTGGAGCGGGCTTGATGGGCAGCCTCTGTTACAAGCCCAAGGCCTGTCCTCTCACCCTCAAAGTGGATGATCTCTCCGTGGCCGCAATACACACCAACGTGGGCCCCGCACCAGCGTCCAGTGGGGGACATCAGCCTGAATAGGAAGAGGTCTCCTGGCTCAGGTTCACTGCCCTCCAACTCCACAGCCTCGAAGTGCTGACCCAGGAAAGCCTCAGAGATGAAAAACTTAATGGTGCTGACTGCCCCTGTCATGGCCTGGGAGGAAAAATGGACCAGACCACAGGGAGACTGCAGGCCGGGATGAAAGAGAAGTTGGTTACTTCTACTGTTCATTGTGTCAGATGGGCCACCCAGGGCTCAAGGAGACCTGGCTTGAGGGTAAGCCCCGGGTGAAGGTCTTGCCTACCCCACACCTGCCTCCCTGTGCTGAGGAACTTCAGAGGCCTGGGCATCGTGAGTGAGTTCAGCCCTGAGCCAGCCTTCAACTTCCAGCCATTGAGAACTCCTGAACTGTTTTCATCTCATCTTAAATCCCAGCCTTGCCCTATCCCCACCCCTATCCCCAACGCCCATCCCCTCATCAAGATCCCCTTTCCCACTCATCTCCTATATTTCCACTCCCTGGAGGCAACACAAGGAACATGCCTACCTGAGATGAGCTGAAGtcctaaagaaacagaaacagaaacccaGGTGAGATCTGGACCCAAGACAGGCATTTCCTCCCAAGTCTGGGAGAGAAAGTCCCCTCCACAGCCTCAGTCATCAACATCTACTAAGCAGCTACTCATCTGATGCTTAATACAGTCCCACAAGGTGGGCACAGTATCTGTAttttcaggattaaaaaaaaaaagacaaaacacaggTTCACATTCATCTGTCAGACATTTAGGTGGTTTCCACATCCTGgctacactatcatgtgtaaaacagaaagctagtgggaacctgctataaaACACAGGAAGAtcagttcagtgctctgtgatgacttagaagggtagggtggggagggggtaggGGGCAGTGaagtcaagagggaggggatatatgtatatttatagctgattcacttcactgtacagcagaagctaacacattgtaaagcaattatattccaattaaaaaaaaaaacaggttcacATGTTATATGTTGCTGGAGTGCACACAGCTTAATGTAGGTCTGCTTCTTGTGCCCTTCGACCTAAACATCAGTCACCTGGTACCTTCTTTTTCTCTATGTGGAAGGGAGCAGTACCTTCAGAGCAGGCTTCTCCTATCTTTACTGGGAACAAAGGGCTTTGGGGACTTGGGAGGATAGCCTGCTGAAATTGAGCCTGGGCTTTGGTCTCAGAGAGAGCCTGGAAAAGGAGGTGAAAGCAGGGCCGGCCCTTCCTGTCCGGGACCCTCCCCTTCGCCCCTGGCCCCACTCCATAGTCTCCCTCTCCTCTGTGTATTACAGAGCGAATCTCATTTTCCCGAACTGGGAGCTGTGAAAGACTCAGGGGACCAACTCGTCGCAGTTTGTGTGGGGCTTTGCAGGTTCTAAAATCGAAAACCCAGCATCCCAGGAACCCAGGAAAACTTGGGACGACTGGTGACCttgggctcctctctccctgctctCTTGACCTCAGAAGACCACAGGGAGGACCCAGTCATGTGAACAACTCTTTGGTCACACTCTCCTGCAATCCACCAGCAGCCTCTCTTGCTTCCCACTCCCCCCATACCCATCAGGCCAAGCAGAGATCATAGCTGTGGGCGAGAGTTGGACTGTCCTGGCCCCTGCTAGGGCAGCAGGAATCCGACCTGGAGAAAAGGTAAGACAGACAAGCTGAGGACTTCTGCTTCAGTCACCTGGGATGTGAAGCTCATctagggagggggaaaaaaaaaccaaaaacagctGTCACCCCCTGGCTCCTAAGGAGTGAGGGTCCAAACCACCGCCCCTCTCACCTCTCCCCACTCAGGTTGTGCCGTTTGCATGGGgggctgtctgtgtgtgtgttgatgcATGGCTGTGCATTTGTTGTGCCCGTGAGTCTGTTGCAGTACCGGATATAGGACTAGGAGGCTGAGTCTGGGCAGTGCCACTTCTCGGTAAGGGACATCAGATAAGCCACTCCCTCCCTCTGggcctcaacttcctcatctgtgaactgGGGATAATAAGCCTGGAAGACTGCACATCAAAGGACCATTGTGAGGCACTGAGAGCTCTTTGTGAGCAAGACAAGGCCAGTCGGGCAGCGTTTATCTCCGTCTTCATCTGAGCATGCAGAGTTGGGCATcaagggaggaggggtggggagaaagcGTCTGTCTCAGCTCAGTGGAGAAAAACAATGGGCCCTCAGAGTCGGGCTGCCTCCCTGTGACCCCTGCCCCAGAGCGCTCAGTAAGTCGTCCAGTTGGAAAGGCTCTGGAGAGCAGGGCCCCACCCCTGACTCCTCCTCTGAAAAGTTCCCCAGTGGTGACCTGGGTGATGAGGCGCTTTGGCCACCACCAGCTGGGCCCCTGGACTTGAGTCAGGGTCCAGATGAGGAGCTGCCCCTTCAGGTAGGGGATCTAGGTCCACACATGGGGCTTCATCCGTAATGATAACGTTTATTGCCAGAAACTGTGATAAAGTTTTTGTGCTAAAACGCCATTTAGCCCTAACAGTAATGTCATGAAATGGGTACTGTTGTTATCTTTCTAATTTAACAGAAAGGGAAACAGGCTTGGAGAGGTTGCCAGGGTTCCAAACTAGTAAGTGGAGGAATGAGGATTCAAGCCCAGGTGGGTCTGGTTCCATTGCCCAAGATCTTAACCACTGTACAGGACTGCCTCTCTCACACTGCTGGCAGACAAGCACCCCCTTCTCCAGACCCCACCACCAGGAATTACTGACCCCCTGTGTTCTTCCTGACCTTCCCCTCGGCTTTCATTGAGCCAAGCCGCCACTCTCTTTGTAAGAAAAGGAGTAAAGAGCAAGAGCCCCGGGGACAGACTGTCCCACTCTGGGCACCTGGCCTGGCAATGCTGCCCACCACACTGGGGCTTCTTGCTGGGGACCTGGGCTCTTTCTCCCCTCACCCTGATGGAGAGTTTCAGAGGACCAGTTGTGAGAGTGGCCCTGCAGCTGGGTGTGGGGGTGACAGGTAGTGTCCTTGgggccctgggccctgccctTCCCCCAGAGATCCCTGAAGGACCTCTCAGTGGGGTTCTACCACGGGGCACAGGGTTTGTGGTAGCCCTTGGTGGTGTGGCTGTGGTCTGGCCTGAATTTCTAGCCTCTCTTGTCCCCCTTTGGTCTAGCCCTGAACAAAGGTCTCTGTCGGAAGCAAGTTTCTGGGGTCACTGCTCTCAGCCAGTCATCTCCAGCCAGAGGCTCCCCACTGGGCAGAGCAGGCCCTTCCTTTAAGCCCCCAGCACACCCTGGGGCTGCCCCTTCCTTCCTTTAAAAGCCTTTggtcatcccctccctcttggtgcAGTGATCCCACCTGAATCCTAGCCCCCAGCTCGAGCAGCTCACCTTGCAGCAGTCGCCTCTGTTCCTTGGTAGGTGCTCTCCTTCTGTGACCAGAGAAGGGAAGGCTAGCTGTCCGCCCCAAAACAGATAAGGGAGCCAAGCAGGAAGCCCTGGGGCCCTGTTCTGAGCATCACCGTCTGCACCAATCTGATGGCAGCCCTCCCCGCTCCTGGCAGCTCTGGGAACAGGCAGCAGCCAGAAACTGAAAGGCTGGAGCCAGGAGTGGGTAACCGGTGCTCTCACGCacctctttcccctcctcctggTGTTCAGCCCCCACCCCGCACCCGCTTCTGCTGGGACTGCCATTGGTACCTGCTCTCTGCACCTACCTTTCTTCCCTCACTGGCCTCCAGGGTACCCAAATGCCCTGAGAACAAACTCCATACagatttcagttctttttaatttgttgatacTTGGTTTTATTGACTAACATATGGTCTACATTGGTGAATATACTACATGCACTTGAAAATGTTCATTACACATTTAGGGTATGGTATTCTGTAAATATTAGCTAGGCCAAGGTGATTGACAATGTTGCTCAGATAGTCTGTGTTTTTACTGACTTCTTGTATAGATTTTCAATTAATTGAGGGATAATAAAACTTTCAACTATGATTGTGAGACTGTCCATTTCTCCCTTCAA contains the following coding sequences:
- the LOC136147488 gene encoding uncharacterized protein isoform X2, translating into MNSRSNQLLFHPGLQSPCGLVHFSSQAMTGAVSTIKFFISEAFLGQHFEAVELEGSEPEPGDLFLFRLMSPTGRWCGAHVGVYCGHGEIIHFEGKNPRGQMPNLFLGSCEGVVSKQGQRPMQRSRLLWRVLRRRSGIDRVALERRVREAMDADPPPYHPTCSNCVHFALQLLGPEPNLDPVQVVRSPMTSVSVDVDLTVD
- the LOC136147488 gene encoding uncharacterized protein isoform X1 encodes the protein MNSRSNQLLFHPGLQSPCGLVHFSSQAMTGAVSTIKFFISEAFLGQHFEAVELEGSEPEPGDLFLFRLMSPTGRWCGAHVGVYCGHGEIIHFEGKNPRGQMPNLFLGSCEGVVSKQGQRPMQRSRLLWRVLRRRSGIDRVALERRVREAMDADPPPYHPTCSNCVHFALQLLGPEPNLDPVQVVRSPMTSVSTAQLPTYNCS